One genomic segment of Zerene cesonia ecotype Mississippi chromosome 27, Zerene_cesonia_1.1, whole genome shotgun sequence includes these proteins:
- the LOC119837362 gene encoding UPF0587 protein GA18326 — protein sequence MVKIALQIKASLECIEKLYTNHPYYQWFLKLKCGSCGEVTDKFHDLTEAEKVPQKHNRSETNLLIKCKLCSRENSIDVIEGSNGVLTSDDGNKFKTLVIFDCRGVEPVDFEPKSGWIAESENDGKKFEDVDLSEKEWADYDEKNQTSVGVYELEWQFIKVK from the exons ATGGTAAAAATAGCTCTGCAAATAAAAGCGTCTTTGGAgtgtatagaaaaattatacacaaacCATCCTTATTACCAAtggtttttgaaattaaagtgCGGAAGCTGTGGAGAGGTTACCGATAAATTTCACGATCTCACTGAAGCTGAAAAAGTTCCACAGAAACATAATAGATCTGAGACAAATTTGCTTATAAAATGCAAACTGTGTTCGAGGGAGAATAGCATTGATGTTATCGAAGGAAGTAATG GTGTACTAACAAGTGATGATGGAAACAAATTCAAGACATTAGTTATATTTGACTGTAGAGGTGTGGAACCTGTAGATTTTGAACCTAAGTCAGGATGGATTGCTGAATCGGAAAATGATg GAAAAAAATTTGAAGATGTTGATTTATCAGAAAAAGAATGGGCCGACTATGATGAGAAGAATCAGACTTCTGTTGGAGTGTATGAGCTGGAGTGgcaatttataaaagtcaAGTAA
- the LOC119837418 gene encoding ataxin-10, giving the protein MSRDKSVWFAEEILLDAKLINFQLETGEWDAVEEMLRAEAQLSRDAETGRLRPKKASEYTLRLIAEVLHIMRLDVEQASYNRSTLAVAEQCLRLVRSCAAAGTKMQTYISKELSILDSMLILATEYQHPSVDFLNDELQKKYESCMTVLVQTLGNLVVNNPFNQIIIWNKFEPTILNCLVGQNDKIASAAAMIVYNILLGQPNVLPDDVTLLNSLAYMYNNGNAEYPHLIIEYLIGVENTYIEKLFSKLDPECRMLVLNLAYNILMSTESQDINVSVNFVKFMAHEFKHKSDCILKTVDKYVNTIEPQEVVFLLEIIATASSMDAYMDCLQSDTSLFINCAFLLRAIHKLGKESNNFFSSINKLYEATGKQLVCDENMPAVTTPGENPLCKNDSAENMLSCNETTSECTESESSEQYFECTDNIAYMEKIDALNPELQKFDAEKTLRPGDVNVKIDNDLTKVAFKRSSSVPKGATDERIQLPTRRISLEHKIDICDDTEPPLIIDAQSPTASMNTIAEVIPVALQPRLDLDTSRTDSQDSSPNDPPTEIHLIKEEKEVTVKASPSEISPPLSETVHETESQKQSPDTPKEVKKSQNLSTDFDLSEQLQKILGISSEKTRGDANVEKKTEPAKEVKISEESVANKVPFVKIDSPEMQKTRLGAIDMTTPKKTVTSVETVERHVAFGFKATLVRVLANLCWKNQENKKQMRELEVIPVLLDCCNIDARNPLIMQWVIFAVRNLCENCPENQEVISRMTLQGPVDNEVLQEMGLTLHTDSQGNSIKVVPLPRN; this is encoded by the exons ATGTCTCGAGATAAAAGTGTTTGGTTTGCCGAAGAAATATTATTGGATGctaaacttataaatttcCAACTGGAGACTGGAGAATGGGACGCTGTCGAAGAAATGTTACGTGCTGAAGCACAACTCTCGCGAGATGCAGAAACCGGGAGATTACGACC taaAAAAGCATCAGAATATACGTTACGTCTCATAGCCGAGGTGCTTCACATCATGAGGCTAGATGTAGAACAAGCTTCGTATAATCGAAGTACATTAGCAGTAGCTGAACAATGCTTGCGACTCGTCCGATCCTGCGCAGCCGCGGGTACGAAAATGCAAACATACATATCAAAAGAACTCTCAATTCTTGATTCTATGCTCATTTTGGCAACTGAATACCAACATCCAAGTGTTGATTTCTTAAACGATGaattacaaaagaaatatgaatCGTGTATGACTGTTCTTGTTCAAACATTGGGCAATTTAGTTGTGAACAATCCTTTTAATCAGATAATAATCTGGAATAAGTTTGAGCCTACAATACTTAATTGTTTGGTTGGTCAGAATGATAAGATCGCCTCTGCAGCTGCTatgattgtttataatatattgttggGTCAACCAAATGTGTTGCCAGATGATGTAACACTATTGAACTCTCTAGcctatatgtataacaatggAAACGCAGAATACCCTCATTTAATCATAGAATATCTTATTGGAGTTGAGAATACTTATATAGAGAAACTATTTTCTAAACTCGATCCTGAATGTAGAATGCTAGTACTGAACCTTGCTTATAACATACTTATGTCTACCGAATCTCAGGATATCAATGTTTCCGTAAATTTCGTAAAATTCATGGCCCAcgaatttaaacataaatcgGATTGTATTTTGAAGACAGTGGATAAGTATGTGAATACTATTGAGCCGCAGGAAGTTGTGTTTTTACTTGAGATTATAGCAACGGCATCAAGTATGGATGCTTATATGGACTGTCTGCAGAGTGACacgtcattatttattaactgtgCTT TTCTCTTACGAGCCATCCATAAGCTAGGTAAAGAGAGCAATAACTTTTTctcatcaataaataaattgtatgagGCAACTGGTAAACAATTGGTATGCGATGAAAATATGCCTGCTGTGACAACACCCGGTGAAA atCCACTATGTAAAAATGATTCCGCCGAAAATATGCTATCTTGCAATGAAACAACATCTGAATGCACCGAGTCCGAAAGTAGCGAGCAGTATTTCGAGTGTACTGACAACATAGCATACATGGAAAAAATAGATGCTCTGAATCCAGAGTTACAAAAATTCGATGCAGAAAAGACACTGCGACCTGGTGACGTCAACGTGAAAATAGATAATGATTTAACGAAAGTCGCTTTCAAAAGAAGCAGTTCGGTGCCGAAAGGCGCTACAGACGAGCGTATACAGTTACCAACGAGACGCATCAGCTTAGAACATAAGATTGATATCTGTGATGATACTGAACCGCCTCTAATAATCGACGCTCAGTCACCAACTGCGAGCATGAATACGATAGCCGAAGTGATACCTGTTGCGTTGCAACCAAGGTTAGACTTGGATACAAGTAGGACAGACTCCCAAGACAGCTCGCCTAATGATCCCCCAACTGAAATACATCTGATCAAGGAAGAAAAAGAAGTCACGGTCAAAGCATCTCCAAGTGAGATCTCACCACCCTTATCCGAAACGGTACATGAGACGGAGTCGCAGAAACAATCACCAGATACTCCAAAGGAAGTAAAGAAAAGCCAGAATTTGTCAACTGATTTCGATTTAAGCGAGCAATTGCAAAAGATTCTTGGTATTTCCTCGGAGAAAACGCGAGGTGATGCGAATGTTGAGAAGAAAACTGAACCAGCAAAGGAAGTCAAGATATCTGAAGAGAGTGTTGCTAATAAGGTGCCGTTTGTAAAAATCGATTCTCCCGAAATGCAAAAGACGAG ATTGGGAGCTATAGACATGACGACACCAAAGAAAACAGTCACAAGTGTGGAAACCGTTGAGAGGCACGTTGCTTTTGGATTCAAAGCCACTTTGGTCAGAGTCCTTGCTAATCTGTGTTGGAAGAatcaggaaaataaaaaacag ATGCGGGAACTAGAAGTGATTCCAGTACTTCTAGATTGTTGTAACATCGACGCTCGTAATCCTT TAATCATGCAATGGGTGATATTCGCTGTGAGAAATTTGTGTGAAAATTGTCCTGAAAACcaa GAAGTTATATCAAGAATGACTCTACAAGGTCCTGTGGATAATGAAGTATTGCAGGAGATGGGCCTAACGCTACATACAGATTCGCAAGGAAATAGCATCAAAGTTGTTCCTTTGCCAcgaaattag